A portion of the Nitrospira sp. genome contains these proteins:
- a CDS encoding methyltransferase domain-containing protein, which produces MADSRAVNFPETSYGIVKRLQTIEAWTAGVAQRLGTPSLSILDFGCGTGDHVTYPLACLGHRVLGVDMHEPSIQEAQRRYPLPNLLFQTGRLESLIQEGVAVDLIICSEVLEHLQQPQDCLSLLRRLLKPNGALIITTPNGYGSYEMFCRLQRGLTRIGIDQVLRRLVHARRAMQARSVEAAAPVQTALQQEQVGFLNFESGHVQFFRVRHLLDIFAAGGFRVTERQARTFLCGPYIDVLLRVPPFRQALYRLNNRVADWLPFSWSADWMFLLEPAEKRIG; this is translated from the coding sequence ATGGCCGATAGCCGGGCCGTGAATTTCCCCGAAACCTCCTATGGCATCGTGAAGCGGCTGCAGACGATCGAGGCATGGACGGCCGGAGTTGCGCAGCGACTGGGCACTCCATCGCTTTCGATTCTCGATTTCGGGTGCGGCACGGGCGATCATGTGACCTATCCCCTGGCCTGTCTTGGCCATCGCGTGCTGGGGGTGGACATGCATGAGCCGTCCATTCAGGAAGCACAACGAAGATATCCGCTGCCGAACCTTTTGTTTCAAACCGGCCGGCTCGAGTCGTTGATCCAGGAAGGGGTGGCCGTCGATCTGATTATTTGTTCGGAAGTCCTCGAACATCTCCAGCAGCCACAAGACTGTCTCAGCCTCCTACGGCGTCTGTTGAAGCCGAACGGGGCGTTAATCATTACCACCCCCAACGGCTATGGATCGTATGAAATGTTCTGTCGCCTGCAACGAGGTCTGACCAGAATCGGGATCGATCAGGTGCTTCGCCGCCTGGTGCATGCGCGGCGGGCGATGCAAGCCCGATCCGTTGAGGCGGCTGCGCCGGTGCAGACCGCGCTCCAACAGGAGCAGGTCGGATTTTTAAATTTCGAATCCGGCCATGTGCAGTTTTTCCGGGTGCGGCATCTCCTGGACATATTCGCCGCGGGCGGCTTTCGCGTGACGGAACGGCAGGCCAGGACCTTTCTCTGCGGGCCGTACATCGATGTGCTGCTGCGCGTGCCGCCGTTTCGGCAGGCGCTCTACCGATTGAACAATCGAGTTGCCGACTGGCTGCCGTTTTCGTGGTCCGCCGACTGGATGTTTCTCCTCGAGCCGGCTGAAAAGAGGATCGGGTGA
- a CDS encoding NAD-dependent epimerase/dehydratase family protein — MNAPVLVTGGAGCIGIQVCRELDRRGIEVHLLDLGEQIARVRKALPEKAKVFYGSILDISSIREAMDGCGAVIHLAALLGVRRTEVNRLRCLEINVDGTKRVLDCAIQHRIKRLVFASSSEVYGEPIENPITEDTITQGKTVYAVSKLAGEELCIGYAQRYPEFEPVILRFFNAYGPYQAAQFVLPKFIQNAMTGKPIVINGSGDQIRSYCYAEDTARGVVEALIRPEAAGQVINLGNSDRPISLKQLADLVVKASGSSSVEIKYAADFQGTDRHASREIHRRYCSGEKAKRLLGFESRVPLEEGIRRIIEMNSIFEKWESTELPYLIDEMT, encoded by the coding sequence ATGAACGCTCCTGTGTTAGTGACCGGCGGAGCCGGCTGTATCGGAATTCAAGTCTGCCGTGAGTTGGATCGGCGCGGTATCGAGGTGCATCTGCTGGATTTGGGCGAACAGATCGCCCGTGTCAGGAAGGCACTGCCGGAAAAAGCCAAGGTGTTTTACGGCTCGATTCTGGACATCTCCTCGATTCGCGAGGCGATGGACGGCTGCGGGGCGGTCATTCATTTGGCCGCGCTGCTGGGTGTACGACGGACGGAGGTCAATCGCTTACGCTGCCTCGAAATCAACGTGGACGGCACGAAACGGGTGCTGGACTGTGCCATTCAACACCGGATCAAGCGGCTGGTGTTCGCCTCCTCGTCGGAGGTCTATGGCGAGCCCATCGAGAATCCCATCACCGAAGACACGATCACGCAGGGGAAAACCGTCTATGCGGTGAGCAAACTCGCCGGCGAAGAACTTTGTATCGGGTATGCGCAACGCTATCCTGAATTCGAACCGGTCATTCTGCGCTTCTTCAATGCCTACGGCCCCTATCAGGCCGCCCAGTTCGTCCTGCCCAAGTTCATTCAGAATGCCATGACGGGGAAGCCGATCGTGATCAACGGCAGCGGCGATCAAATCCGGTCCTATTGCTACGCTGAGGATACCGCCCGGGGCGTTGTGGAAGCCCTGATCAGGCCGGAAGCTGCCGGTCAGGTGATCAATCTCGGCAACAGCGACCGTCCGATCTCATTGAAACAACTGGCGGATCTGGTGGTCAAGGCAAGCGGAAGTTCCTCGGTGGAAATCAAATATGCCGCCGACTTTCAAGGGACTGACCGTCACGCGAGCCGAGAAATTCATCGCCGCTATTGTTCCGGCGAAAAGGCGAAGCGGCTATTAGGATTTGAGTCGCGTGTGCCGTTGGAAGAGGGCATCCGACGGATCATTGAAATGAACAGCATTTTTGAGAAATGGGAAAGCACCGAGTTGCCGTACCTGATCGATGAAATGACCTGA
- a CDS encoding glycosyltransferase family 4 protein, which yields MNILHLSTEYNLGGSGRAAYRIHSSLMRRGHTSRMLVSGLVHGASDAGPIWGSMSWRAADWLARRATDALSLQYLFLPSSWRLLRHPWFQAADVVQLYNTHGGYFSHSVLGVASRRKPFVWRLSDMWPLTGHCCYSYDCDRWKTGCGACPLLKDEPALRADRTALLWRTKQRIYADANVTLVAPSRWIAGLAEQSPLVGHWPVRVIPNGLNLSVFRPIDRASARAVLGLPQDEDLVLFSSVETQAYRKGGTFVTEAVNALKGKTRKPFRLLVVGNRASEWETAVTVPVTAIETVKDDHLLAILYSAADVFVHPALADNLPNGVLESLACGTPVVAFDVGGVGEAVRPMETGYLARDKDAGDLSEGIKCLLDDPDLRRRLRTRCREVAETEYDMALQTQRFEELYKTVIHGR from the coding sequence ATGAACATTCTCCATCTCAGCACAGAGTACAACCTGGGCGGGTCTGGCCGGGCGGCCTATCGAATTCATTCGAGCCTCATGCGGCGGGGCCATACCTCGCGTATGCTTGTTTCGGGGCTGGTGCATGGTGCTTCGGACGCGGGGCCGATTTGGGGCAGCATGTCATGGCGCGCGGCGGATTGGCTGGCGCGCCGGGCGACCGATGCCTTGAGTCTGCAGTATCTGTTCCTGCCTTCGTCCTGGCGGTTGCTGCGCCATCCCTGGTTTCAGGCTGCCGATGTCGTACAGCTTTATAATACGCACGGCGGGTATTTCAGCCATTCCGTGTTGGGCGTCGCCAGTCGGCGCAAGCCGTTTGTCTGGCGTCTGTCGGACATGTGGCCCCTGACCGGCCATTGTTGTTATTCCTATGATTGCGACCGGTGGAAAACAGGATGCGGGGCCTGCCCGTTGTTGAAGGACGAGCCTGCCTTGAGGGCGGATCGGACGGCGCTGCTGTGGCGAACGAAGCAGCGTATCTATGCCGATGCGAATGTGACGTTGGTGGCGCCGTCGCGATGGATCGCCGGGCTGGCTGAGCAAAGCCCGCTGGTCGGGCATTGGCCGGTGCGAGTGATTCCGAACGGTCTAAACCTGAGCGTGTTTCGACCGATCGATCGAGCGTCGGCCCGAGCGGTATTAGGGCTCCCGCAAGATGAGGATCTCGTATTGTTCAGCTCCGTGGAGACGCAGGCCTATCGCAAGGGCGGCACCTTCGTCACAGAGGCTGTGAACGCCCTCAAAGGGAAAACCCGGAAGCCGTTTCGCCTGTTGGTGGTCGGGAACCGCGCCAGTGAATGGGAGACCGCCGTGACTGTGCCCGTGACGGCCATCGAGACCGTGAAAGACGACCATCTGTTGGCGATTCTCTACTCGGCGGCGGATGTGTTCGTCCATCCTGCCCTCGCGGATAATCTCCCGAACGGTGTGCTGGAAAGTCTGGCCTGCGGCACTCCGGTGGTGGCCTTCGACGTGGGTGGTGTCGGGGAAGCCGTACGACCGATGGAGACCGGTTACCTGGCGCGCGACAAGGATGCCGGCGACCTGTCGGAGGGCATCAAGTGCCTCCTGGACGATCCTGATCTGCGGCGACGACTGCGCACACGGTGTCGTGAGGTTGCGGAAACCGAGTACGATATGGCGTTGCAAACACAACGGTTCGAGGAGTTGTATAAGACGGTGATCCATGGCCGATAG
- a CDS encoding N-acetylneuraminate synthase family protein codes for MVEIESIPIGPYRIGPNHSPLVIAEAAVNHQGDFETAKRMVYIAHAMGAHIIKFQIHVLDNEMLRETPQSANFAEPLYVTLDKTNLSIDQHRELKRLCESLGILYLCTPFSRIGADMLEELGVAAYKTGSGELTNLPLIEHIGRKGKPMIVSTGMCTIEEVGETVALLRQLKTPFALTHCVSAYPTPYDRVNLGMIARYRELFSVPVGLSDHSRGIYTGIGAAALGACLIEKHFTLDRQQPGPDHPVSIEPDELSELVKGVDAVFRGRGAERKIFPEEREIVAWARESVVSEVAIPRGTVITPAMVWVKRPSPGPGAVAAKDLKKVIGKVAKTDIPKDSQIRWEQLNA; via the coding sequence ATGGTTGAGATCGAATCCATTCCCATCGGCCCCTATCGCATCGGACCAAACCACTCGCCGTTGGTGATCGCGGAGGCAGCGGTCAATCATCAGGGCGATTTCGAGACGGCCAAACGCATGGTGTATATCGCGCATGCGATGGGTGCCCATATCATCAAGTTTCAGATTCATGTTCTGGACAACGAGATGCTTCGAGAGACCCCGCAATCGGCGAACTTTGCCGAGCCCCTTTATGTGACCCTGGATAAAACCAATCTGTCGATCGATCAGCATCGTGAACTGAAGCGACTCTGCGAGTCCCTGGGCATCCTGTATCTCTGCACGCCGTTCAGCCGGATCGGCGCGGATATGCTGGAAGAGCTCGGGGTGGCTGCGTACAAGACCGGGTCCGGTGAATTGACCAATCTGCCGCTGATCGAACATATCGGCCGCAAGGGCAAACCGATGATCGTCTCGACCGGGATGTGCACGATCGAAGAGGTGGGAGAGACGGTTGCGTTGTTGCGGCAATTGAAGACCCCGTTTGCCCTGACGCATTGTGTTTCCGCGTACCCGACGCCCTACGATCGGGTAAACCTGGGCATGATCGCCAGGTATCGTGAGCTCTTCTCCGTGCCGGTCGGCTTGTCGGACCATTCACGAGGGATTTATACCGGTATCGGGGCGGCCGCCTTGGGGGCCTGTCTGATCGAGAAGCATTTCACACTCGACCGGCAGCAGCCGGGACCGGATCATCCCGTGTCGATCGAACCGGATGAATTGAGTGAGCTGGTCAAGGGGGTGGATGCGGTGTTCCGGGGACGGGGGGCCGAACGGAAGATTTTTCCTGAGGAGCGTGAAATCGTCGCCTGGGCGCGCGAGAGCGTTGTGTCGGAAGTCGCGATCCCGCGCGGCACGGTCATTACGCCGGCAATGGTCTGGGTGAAGCGGCCGAGCCCGGGGCCCGGTGCGGTGGCGGCGAAAGATTTGAAGAAAGTGATCGGGAAGGTCGCCAAAACAGATATTCCGAAGGACAGTCAGATTCGCTGGGAGCAACTGAACGCATGA
- a CDS encoding class I SAM-dependent methyltransferase — protein sequence MRRSSVQEDNEDVRRYWNQEACGTARPIVGEVPELSREWFERIESYRYELEPFIHSVAQFTRHHGQRMLEIGVGAGTDHLQWARAGLDCHGVDLTERAIEVTRARLALYGLTSHLQRIDAEILPFPDQSFDLVYSWGVIHHAEHPERIIAEVRRVLKPNGLFIGMLYGRHSLVALKLWVKYGVLRGRPDRTLADVVAQHMESPGTKAYTLREVRELYGQFSQVTATPVLTPYDKLRLPAWLTQWLPARWGWFICIHAVK from the coding sequence ATGCGGCGATCATCAGTGCAAGAGGATAACGAAGACGTCCGCCGGTATTGGAACCAGGAGGCTTGCGGCACCGCCCGCCCAATCGTGGGTGAGGTGCCGGAACTCAGTCGCGAGTGGTTCGAGCGGATCGAATCCTACCGCTATGAGCTGGAGCCCTTCATCCATTCGGTCGCGCAATTCACCCGTCACCACGGTCAACGTATGCTGGAGATCGGGGTCGGTGCCGGGACCGATCATCTGCAATGGGCGCGAGCCGGCTTGGACTGCCACGGGGTCGATCTGACCGAACGGGCTATCGAGGTCACACGCGCGAGGTTGGCGTTGTATGGATTGACCAGCCATCTGCAACGGATCGATGCTGAAATTCTTCCCTTCCCCGATCAGTCCTTCGATCTGGTCTATTCCTGGGGCGTCATTCACCATGCGGAGCATCCCGAGCGCATCATCGCCGAAGTCCGACGAGTGCTGAAACCGAATGGCCTGTTCATCGGCATGTTGTACGGGAGACATTCACTGGTTGCCCTGAAGTTGTGGGTGAAATATGGTGTGCTCCGCGGGCGTCCTGACAGAACGCTGGCGGATGTGGTCGCCCAGCATATGGAAAGTCCCGGTACGAAGGCCTATACGCTTCGTGAAGTGCGGGAGTTGTATGGGCAGTTTTCTCAGGTGACCGCCACTCCGGTGTTGACGCCCTATGACAAGTTGCGGCTACCGGCCTGGCTGACGCAGTGGCTGCCAGCCCGATGGGGGTGGTTCATCTGCATTCATGCGGTCAAATAA
- the asnB gene encoding asparagine synthase (glutamine-hydrolyzing), giving the protein MCGIAGMAGPGAAEVVRTMTGALVHRGPDDGGHYDDPAARLCLGMRRLSILDLAHGHQPMANPEQSVWIVYNGEIFNAPDLRRGLEERGHRFHTANSDTETLLRLYDEKQEGMLAELNGMFAFVLHDKRRNVLFGARDRVGIKPLYYARRPDAFAFASELKSLLRMPGLARTLDESSLSHYLTLRFVPGTASIIRGVSRLAPGHWFRYDLKTGRFETRSYWRPSFAPQEDRSVGEWSELVRAELGAAVRRWSLSDVPIGCSLSGGLDSSSIVGLLVESGHRQLKTYSLGFVGEGAAELDELPLARAVAQRWGTDHHELVLQPEDLLRDLLKMVWSLDEPYGGGLPSWYVFQFMQQDVKVGMTGTGGDELFGDYGRYIQLEQRTSPGTQAGPLPVWLERGWPFVAWLVDHLPHGIGGLRRRERWRHYPQLRRDPFGWDYVQAFYYLSESMKRNAVLAPPPDGRIIQDTVELLREYYRESQSEQPRDAVMHLAMRTQLPEEFLFMTDRFSMAHSLEARVPFLDHLFVEAVMRIPAQIRTRPEDPKYLLRQAVRDLLPDDLLHAPKRGFVIPTARWLRGPLRPLAERLLAPARLAEQGLFRPEFYARFVQPHVEGRADYHPQVWTALMFQLWHNLYIEQALTECPNFSWQELCS; this is encoded by the coding sequence ATGTGCGGCATAGCCGGAATGGCGGGGCCCGGAGCCGCTGAGGTTGTCCGCACCATGACCGGTGCGCTGGTCCATCGTGGCCCCGACGACGGCGGTCACTACGACGATCCTGCGGCCAGGCTCTGCCTGGGCATGCGGCGGCTCAGTATTCTGGATCTCGCGCACGGCCACCAGCCGATGGCGAATCCCGAGCAGTCGGTGTGGATCGTCTACAACGGCGAAATTTTCAATGCCCCGGATCTGCGACGCGGACTTGAGGAACGCGGGCACCGGTTTCACACGGCGAATTCCGATACCGAAACGCTGTTGCGATTGTACGACGAGAAGCAGGAGGGCATGCTGGCGGAGTTGAACGGCATGTTCGCCTTCGTGCTCCACGACAAGCGGCGCAACGTTTTATTCGGCGCGCGGGACCGGGTGGGGATCAAGCCGCTGTATTATGCCCGGCGGCCCGATGCGTTTGCGTTTGCATCGGAACTGAAGAGTCTGCTTCGGATGCCCGGCCTTGCTCGTACGCTCGATGAGAGCAGCCTTTCCCACTACCTGACGCTGCGGTTCGTTCCGGGGACGGCTTCCATCATCCGGGGCGTGTCTCGGCTTGCGCCGGGTCATTGGTTTCGCTACGACTTGAAGACCGGCCGATTCGAAACCCGCTCGTATTGGCGTCCTTCATTCGCGCCGCAAGAAGATCGGTCGGTGGGGGAATGGAGTGAGCTGGTTCGAGCCGAGTTGGGGGCCGCGGTTCGTCGTTGGAGTCTCAGCGATGTGCCGATCGGCTGCTCGTTGTCCGGTGGATTGGACTCCTCCAGCATCGTCGGACTGTTGGTCGAGAGCGGTCATCGGCAGCTTAAAACCTACTCGCTCGGATTCGTAGGGGAGGGCGCCGCTGAGCTCGATGAGTTACCGCTCGCGCGAGCGGTCGCGCAGCGCTGGGGGACCGACCATCATGAATTGGTCCTCCAGCCGGAGGACCTGCTGCGTGACTTGCTCAAAATGGTGTGGTCGCTGGATGAACCGTACGGAGGTGGGCTGCCGTCCTGGTATGTGTTTCAGTTCATGCAGCAAGACGTCAAGGTCGGGATGACGGGAACCGGCGGTGATGAATTGTTCGGCGATTACGGGCGGTACATTCAGCTGGAACAGCGGACTTCGCCGGGGACGCAGGCCGGCCCGCTGCCGGTGTGGCTGGAGCGAGGCTGGCCGTTCGTTGCGTGGCTGGTCGATCATCTTCCGCATGGCATCGGAGGTTTACGACGGAGGGAGCGGTGGCGTCACTATCCGCAGCTACGGCGCGATCCGTTCGGATGGGACTACGTGCAGGCCTTCTATTACCTCTCCGAGTCGATGAAACGGAACGCGGTCCTGGCGCCTCCGCCGGACGGGAGAATCATTCAGGACACGGTGGAACTGTTGCGAGAATACTACCGGGAATCCCAGAGTGAGCAGCCCCGGGATGCCGTGATGCATCTGGCGATGCGGACGCAGTTGCCGGAAGAGTTCCTGTTTATGACCGATCGGTTCTCAATGGCCCATTCGTTGGAGGCACGCGTGCCGTTTTTGGATCACCTGTTCGTCGAGGCGGTCATGCGTATTCCGGCCCAGATCCGGACGAGGCCGGAAGACCCTAAGTATTTGCTCCGGCAGGCCGTGCGCGATCTGTTGCCCGATGACCTGCTGCATGCCCCGAAGCGCGGGTTTGTGATCCCCACGGCCCGGTGGTTACGCGGACCGCTCCGTCCGCTGGCTGAACGGCTACTTGCGCCCGCCAGGCTGGCCGAGCAGGGATTGTTCCGACCCGAGTTTTATGCGCGGTTCGTTCAACCCCATGTTGAAGGCCGGGCGGACTACCACCCGCAGGTCTGGACGGCCCTCATGTTTCAGCTGTGGCACAATCTGTATATCGAACAGGCACTGACCGAATGTCCGAATTTCTCCTGGCAGGAGCTCTGCAGCTAG
- a CDS encoding acyltransferase, with product MTFSRSPAGKGSAAVADRHGSASGRVADRMQGEQGPGAYKVFGIYRFVLALLVVLSHTWEFAFEAPERHFLSSLGIGNIGVMTFFILSGFIISEAIDRFYWGRPYSFLGNRFLRLIPPFWAAIGVSVIVHAALINHGARALPAAYFRADMLSVETVLVNLTELIPILNVNNLIGLKEYYHFVSYAWAVFIEVMFYLSVFAICLVSGRRFIGRYASAGFLFYCMGGGILLAHLCHEYVHKLYRPLSFVPYFLLGVLLYRLRKRAGVVEWTGVVVVAPLMLLHFSRYIQGEVPLDHAWVANLMTARGLTALVLLVMAAVLIYPLSYAGAGLRLKNADRWFGDLSYPLYLNHYVIVVGFATLLEAKGARYQLAAILLSLALAYGMNVVVEAPLRRIRNSIRGVAL from the coding sequence ATGACCTTCTCGAGATCACCGGCGGGAAAGGGCAGCGCGGCTGTGGCCGATCGACACGGATCCGCTTCCGGTCGGGTAGCCGATAGGATGCAGGGTGAACAGGGTCCTGGTGCATACAAGGTATTCGGGATCTACCGCTTTGTGCTGGCCCTGCTGGTTGTGTTGAGTCACACCTGGGAGTTTGCCTTCGAAGCACCCGAGCGACATTTCCTGTCGTCTCTCGGGATCGGCAACATCGGAGTGATGACGTTTTTTATACTGTCGGGTTTTATTATTTCCGAAGCCATCGATCGGTTCTACTGGGGTCGGCCGTATAGCTTCCTGGGCAACCGGTTCTTACGATTGATCCCCCCGTTTTGGGCGGCCATAGGGGTTTCTGTGATCGTTCATGCGGCGCTGATCAACCACGGCGCCCGTGCTCTACCGGCTGCGTATTTTCGTGCTGACATGCTCTCCGTCGAAACCGTCCTCGTCAATCTGACGGAGCTCATCCCGATTCTGAACGTGAATAACCTCATCGGCTTGAAGGAGTATTATCACTTTGTCAGCTACGCCTGGGCCGTGTTCATAGAGGTCATGTTTTATCTCTCGGTATTCGCGATATGTCTGGTGTCCGGGCGAAGGTTTATCGGCAGGTACGCGTCTGCCGGTTTTCTGTTTTATTGCATGGGAGGGGGAATTCTTCTGGCGCATCTGTGCCATGAATATGTGCACAAGCTCTACAGGCCCTTGTCGTTCGTTCCCTATTTTTTGCTCGGCGTACTCTTGTATAGACTGAGAAAACGAGCCGGTGTGGTGGAATGGACGGGTGTCGTGGTGGTTGCCCCTCTCATGCTGCTGCATTTTTCCCGCTATATTCAGGGCGAGGTGCCTCTCGATCATGCCTGGGTCGCGAACCTCATGACCGCCAGAGGGCTGACAGCCCTCGTGCTCCTTGTGATGGCGGCAGTACTCATCTATCCTCTCTCCTATGCCGGCGCAGGACTTAGATTGAAGAACGCAGACCGGTGGTTTGGTGACCTCTCATACCCGTTGTATTTGAATCATTATGTCATCGTCGTCGGGTTCGCGACTCTGTTGGAGGCGAAAGGTGCCCGGTATCAGCTGGCGGCGATTCTCCTGTCTTTGGCGCTCGCCTACGGGATGAACGTCGTGGTGGAGGCCCCGCTCAGGCGGATTCGCAACAGTATTCGCGGGGTGGCGCTCTAA
- the neuC gene encoding UDP-N-acetylglucosamine 2-epimerase (hydrolyzing) — translation MKPRKIAVLSEARATYGYVKRVMHLIEQSERLELQLIVTGMHLLKEYGSSINEIVRDGFTPAARVDMYVGGDTPTAWSKSLGVEMQGLAQVFDMLKPDLLLVAGDRAEILAATVAAVYMNIPVAHIQSGDLSGHIDGSARHAITKLAHIHLPACEDSAERVRKMGEEPRRIFNVGAPQLDDVVHGKKMDRNELARVFGVDFEKPVLLVIQHAVLAEVHLAKQQMEETLAAVKDSGYQALVIYPNVDAAGQEIIGVIRQYEQVPTIRTFKNLEREVFLSLLTAVSVLIGNSSVGILEAPSFKLPALDIGSRQTGRMRACNVITVPEFDRRLIGRAIERALHDGQFRATLKTCENPYGDGNSSERICKVLEEVDLGSILNKQMTY, via the coding sequence ATGAAGCCGAGGAAGATCGCCGTCCTGTCCGAGGCCCGGGCCACGTACGGCTATGTCAAACGGGTGATGCACTTGATCGAACAGTCCGAGCGGCTGGAGTTGCAGCTCATCGTGACCGGCATGCACCTGTTGAAGGAATATGGATCGTCGATCAATGAAATCGTGCGGGACGGGTTTACGCCGGCCGCCCGCGTCGACATGTATGTGGGTGGGGATACACCGACGGCCTGGTCGAAATCGCTGGGCGTCGAGATGCAAGGCCTCGCGCAGGTGTTCGACATGCTGAAGCCGGATCTTCTGCTGGTCGCGGGAGACCGCGCCGAGATCCTGGCGGCGACGGTTGCGGCGGTCTATATGAATATTCCGGTTGCGCACATTCAATCCGGCGACCTGTCCGGCCATATCGATGGGTCCGCCCGTCACGCCATTACCAAGCTGGCTCACATCCACCTTCCGGCTTGTGAAGATTCTGCCGAGCGGGTCCGGAAAATGGGTGAGGAACCCCGGCGGATTTTCAACGTCGGCGCTCCGCAACTGGACGACGTCGTGCACGGCAAGAAGATGGACCGCAATGAATTGGCGAGGGTCTTCGGGGTGGATTTCGAGAAGCCGGTGTTGCTCGTCATCCAGCATGCGGTATTGGCGGAAGTGCATCTGGCCAAGCAGCAGATGGAAGAGACGTTGGCCGCTGTGAAGGACAGCGGCTATCAGGCGCTCGTGATCTATCCCAACGTGGATGCGGCCGGACAGGAAATCATCGGCGTCATCCGGCAGTACGAGCAGGTTCCGACGATCAGAACGTTCAAGAATCTGGAGCGGGAAGTGTTTCTCAGCCTCCTGACCGCAGTGTCGGTACTCATCGGCAATTCCAGCGTCGGCATTCTGGAAGCGCCGTCGTTCAAGTTGCCGGCGTTGGACATCGGGAGCCGCCAGACCGGCCGTATGCGGGCGTGTAACGTGATCACCGTGCCGGAATTCGACCGTCGGCTGATCGGCCGGGCAATCGAGCGGGCGTTGCACGACGGCCAGTTCCGGGCCACACTGAAGACCTGCGAGAATCCCTACGGCGACGGCAACAGTTCGGAACGAATCTGCAAGGTACTGGAAGAGGTCGATCTCGGCAGCATCCTCAATAAACAGATGACGTACTAG
- a CDS encoding acylneuraminate cytidylyltransferase family protein, producing the protein MHVLAVIPARGGSKSIPLKNIRPLSGTPLLAFTIQAAKRSTYLDRCVVSTDHPDIARVARDYGAEVIERPADLATDQAPTEWALLHALEVLARQSYRPEFVVTLEPTSPLRSTELIDRCIAEAIRHPEMDCVMTVAETRKCYGRLQDGRFDYLFPDQPRRRQERQPLYEESSTVYVTRTEVLERDRSVLGRTRYGVVVEDPREAIDINEPLDFIVAEAVLAQRLTEEQHG; encoded by the coding sequence ATGCATGTCCTGGCTGTCATTCCAGCTCGCGGGGGGTCGAAATCGATCCCCTTGAAAAACATTCGTCCGTTGAGCGGCACGCCGCTGTTGGCGTTTACGATCCAGGCCGCCAAGCGCTCGACCTATCTTGATCGATGTGTCGTCTCCACCGACCATCCGGATATCGCCAGAGTGGCGCGAGACTACGGCGCGGAGGTCATTGAACGGCCGGCAGATCTGGCGACCGACCAGGCCCCGACCGAATGGGCCCTGTTGCATGCCCTGGAGGTGCTGGCCAGGCAAAGTTATCGGCCGGAGTTCGTGGTCACTCTGGAGCCGACCTCTCCGCTCAGGTCCACGGAATTGATCGATCGCTGCATTGCCGAGGCGATCCGGCATCCGGAAATGGATTGTGTGATGACGGTGGCGGAGACACGGAAGTGTTACGGTCGTTTGCAGGACGGCCGGTTCGACTATCTCTTTCCCGATCAGCCGCGCCGGCGGCAGGAACGCCAGCCCTTGTATGAGGAGAGCAGCACGGTGTATGTGACCAGAACCGAGGTGCTGGAACGGGACCGATCGGTGCTGGGCCGAACGCGGTACGGGGTGGTCGTCGAGGATCCGCGCGAAGCTATCGATATCAATGAGCCCCTGGATTTTATTGTGGCGGAGGCGGTGCTGGCGCAGCGTCTCACGGAGGAGCAGCATGGTTGA